In Sphaerodactylus townsendi isolate TG3544 linkage group LG13, MPM_Stown_v2.3, whole genome shotgun sequence, one DNA window encodes the following:
- the RTN4R gene encoding reticulon-4 receptor isoform X1, whose protein sequence is MKRAIAEGSKLLILMLCLNFPSEAEFCPVACVCYSEPKITISCQLQGLGAIPTEIPIQTQRIFLHNNKITLIGSTSFTSCRNMSILWIHSNNISLVEPGAFYGLDKLEELDLSDNVNLRSINPSTFQGLIHLHTLHLDRCGLLELSTGLFRGLFSLQYLYLQDNNLQNLQDDTFMDLANLTYLFLHGNKIKSLSENVFRGLINLDRLLLHQNRVSVVHHRAFHDLGKVMTLYLFNNNLTVLTGDTMAFLVSLQYLRLNGNQWVCDCQARSLWDWFKQFKGSSSELECHLPLHLAGRDLKRLQSSDLEGCIDSFNQIRTSIFSTKTRTGKLPTANPTLNPHNSSRKCCQPEMDKSFIYEAKGKTSPSSHSSRASPNNPLKDKENMSKTKFQAEMDLSKNGSNKQINDSPFGTFPSVVNPPLTNLKPEFLGPIDPSTVPTKKRQGCSKKNKSRSQCRVTQPAPSSTSQLSPLIPPLVWSLFWFC, encoded by the coding sequence GAAGCAAACTGCTGATTTTGATGCTTTGCTTGAACTTCCCGTCGGAAGCAGAATTTTGCCCTGTGGCGTGTGTATGTTACAGTGAACCCAAGATTACCATCAGCTGTCAGCTGCAAGGACTTGGCGCCATCCCCACCGAGATCCCCATCCAGACCCAGCGCATCTTCCTACACAATAACAAGATAACCTTGATTGGGTCCACCAGCTTCACCTCTTGCCGCAATATGTCCATCCTGTGGATCCATTCCAACAACATTAGCCTAGTTGAGCCTGGGGCATTTTACGGGCTTGACAAATTGGAAGAGCTTGACCTCAGTGACAATGTGAACCTGCGTTCCATCAACCCTTCCACTTTCCAGGGCCTCATCCACCTTCATACCTTGCACCTCGATCGTTGTGGATTGCTGGAGCTGTCCACGGGCCTTTTCCGGGGGCTTTTTTCTTTGCAGTATCTCTACCTGCAGGATAACAACCTGCAGAATCTCCAGGACGACACCTTCATGGATCTTGCTAACCTCACCTATCTTTTTTTGCATGGTAATAAAATAAAGAGTTTATCGGAAAACGTCTTTCGGGGGTTGATTAACCTGGATAGGCTTCTTTTGCATCAGAACAGGGTTAGCGTGGTCCATCACAGGGCTTTCCATGATCTTGGGAAAGTGATGACCTTGTACCTTTTTAATAATAACCTAACGGTGCTTACAGGAGATACGATGGCTTTCTTGGTGTCCCTCCAGTATTTACGGCTGAACGGCAACCAATGGGTGTGTGACTGCCAAGCCCGGTCTCTCTGGGATTGGTTTAAGCAGTTTAAAGGATCTTCCTCGGAACTGGAATGCCACCTGCCTCTTCACTTGGCGGGGAGGGATCTTAAGCGGCTGCAGAGCTCTGACCTGGAAGGATGCATTGACTCTTTCAACCAGATAAGAACGAGCATTTTTAGCACTAAGACCAGAACTGGCAAATTGCCGACGGCCAACCCAACTCTAAATCCTCACAACAGTTCGCGAAAATGCTGCCAGCCAGAAATGGATAAATCTTTTATTTATGAAGCCAAAGGCAAGACGAGTCcatcttcccacagcagccgGGCTTCCCCGAACAACCCTCTGAAGGATAAGGAGAATATGTCCAAAACCAAGTTCCAAGCGGAGATGGACCTTTCCAAAAATGGAAGCAACAAACAGATCAATGACTCTCCCTTTGGGACATTCCCCAGTGTGGTGAACCCTCCGCTGACCAATTTGAAACCCGAATTCTTGGGCCCAATTGATCCCTCCACAGTCCCAACCAAAAAGAGGCAGGGGTGTTCTAAAAAGAACAAGTCTCGGTCACAGTGCCGTGTCACTCAACCAGCACCCAGTTCCACATCACAGCTAAGCCCATTGATCCCCCCCTTGGTGTGGAGCCTATTTTGGTTctgctaa
- the RTN4R gene encoding reticulon-4 receptor isoform X2, translating into MLCLNFPSEAEFCPVACVCYSEPKITISCQLQGLGAIPTEIPIQTQRIFLHNNKITLIGSTSFTSCRNMSILWIHSNNISLVEPGAFYGLDKLEELDLSDNVNLRSINPSTFQGLIHLHTLHLDRCGLLELSTGLFRGLFSLQYLYLQDNNLQNLQDDTFMDLANLTYLFLHGNKIKSLSENVFRGLINLDRLLLHQNRVSVVHHRAFHDLGKVMTLYLFNNNLTVLTGDTMAFLVSLQYLRLNGNQWVCDCQARSLWDWFKQFKGSSSELECHLPLHLAGRDLKRLQSSDLEGCIDSFNQIRTSIFSTKTRTGKLPTANPTLNPHNSSRKCCQPEMDKSFIYEAKGKTSPSSHSSRASPNNPLKDKENMSKTKFQAEMDLSKNGSNKQINDSPFGTFPSVVNPPLTNLKPEFLGPIDPSTVPTKKRQGCSKKNKSRSQCRVTQPAPSSTSQLSPLIPPLVWSLFWFC; encoded by the coding sequence ATGCTTTGCTTGAACTTCCCGTCGGAAGCAGAATTTTGCCCTGTGGCGTGTGTATGTTACAGTGAACCCAAGATTACCATCAGCTGTCAGCTGCAAGGACTTGGCGCCATCCCCACCGAGATCCCCATCCAGACCCAGCGCATCTTCCTACACAATAACAAGATAACCTTGATTGGGTCCACCAGCTTCACCTCTTGCCGCAATATGTCCATCCTGTGGATCCATTCCAACAACATTAGCCTAGTTGAGCCTGGGGCATTTTACGGGCTTGACAAATTGGAAGAGCTTGACCTCAGTGACAATGTGAACCTGCGTTCCATCAACCCTTCCACTTTCCAGGGCCTCATCCACCTTCATACCTTGCACCTCGATCGTTGTGGATTGCTGGAGCTGTCCACGGGCCTTTTCCGGGGGCTTTTTTCTTTGCAGTATCTCTACCTGCAGGATAACAACCTGCAGAATCTCCAGGACGACACCTTCATGGATCTTGCTAACCTCACCTATCTTTTTTTGCATGGTAATAAAATAAAGAGTTTATCGGAAAACGTCTTTCGGGGGTTGATTAACCTGGATAGGCTTCTTTTGCATCAGAACAGGGTTAGCGTGGTCCATCACAGGGCTTTCCATGATCTTGGGAAAGTGATGACCTTGTACCTTTTTAATAATAACCTAACGGTGCTTACAGGAGATACGATGGCTTTCTTGGTGTCCCTCCAGTATTTACGGCTGAACGGCAACCAATGGGTGTGTGACTGCCAAGCCCGGTCTCTCTGGGATTGGTTTAAGCAGTTTAAAGGATCTTCCTCGGAACTGGAATGCCACCTGCCTCTTCACTTGGCGGGGAGGGATCTTAAGCGGCTGCAGAGCTCTGACCTGGAAGGATGCATTGACTCTTTCAACCAGATAAGAACGAGCATTTTTAGCACTAAGACCAGAACTGGCAAATTGCCGACGGCCAACCCAACTCTAAATCCTCACAACAGTTCGCGAAAATGCTGCCAGCCAGAAATGGATAAATCTTTTATTTATGAAGCCAAAGGCAAGACGAGTCcatcttcccacagcagccgGGCTTCCCCGAACAACCCTCTGAAGGATAAGGAGAATATGTCCAAAACCAAGTTCCAAGCGGAGATGGACCTTTCCAAAAATGGAAGCAACAAACAGATCAATGACTCTCCCTTTGGGACATTCCCCAGTGTGGTGAACCCTCCGCTGACCAATTTGAAACCCGAATTCTTGGGCCCAATTGATCCCTCCACAGTCCCAACCAAAAAGAGGCAGGGGTGTTCTAAAAAGAACAAGTCTCGGTCACAGTGCCGTGTCACTCAACCAGCACCCAGTTCCACATCACAGCTAAGCCCATTGATCCCCCCCTTGGTGTGGAGCCTATTTTGGTTctgctaa